One stretch of Sylvia atricapilla isolate bSylAtr1 chromosome 4, bSylAtr1.pri, whole genome shotgun sequence DNA includes these proteins:
- the PDLIM3 gene encoding PDZ and LIM domain protein 3 isoform X2 has product MPQNVILQGPSPWGFRLSGGIDFNQPLIITRITPGSKASAANLCPGDVIIAIDGLGTENMTHNDAQERIKAATHQLSLKIERAGTKLWSPQVSEDGRAHPFKINLEAEPQEFKPIGTAHNRRAQPFVAAANIDDKRQVVSSSYNSPIGLYSSGNIQDALHGQLRGLIPNSSPNDPSPNSVAQSEVYKMLHANQEEPSQPRQSGSFKVLQNLVSEEDGRPVGTRSVKAPVTKTPTAMPGVQKVPLCDKCGSGILGTVVKARDKYRHPECFVCSDCDLNLKQKGYFFVEGQLYCEAHARARMRPPEGYETVTVYPKC; this is encoded by the exons ATGCCACAAAACGTTATTCTCCAAGGACCGTCACCCTGGGGATTCAGGCTCTCGGGAGGAATAGATTTTAACCAACCCTTAATCATAACCAGG ATTACACCTGGAAGCAAGGCTTCAGCTGCCAACCTGTGCCCTGGTGATGTTATTATAGCTATCGATGgtctgggcacagagaacatgaCACATAATGATGCCCAGGAGAGAATTAAAGCAGCTACACATcagctttctttgaaaataGAGAG GGCAGGAACTAAACTATGGTCCCCACAAGTTTCAGAAGATGGCAGAGCACATCCCTTCAAGATAAATTTGGAAGCTGAACCTCAG GAATTCAAGCCTATTGGTACAGCTCACAACAGAAGGGCCCAGCCTTTTGTTGCAGCAGCAAATATTGATGACAAAAGACAGGTAGTGAGCTCCTCCTATAATTCTCCAATTGGGCTCTATTCATCTGGCAATATCCAGGACGCTCTTCACGGACAACTGAGGGGTCTCATCCCTAACTCATCACCAAA TGACCCATCTCCCAACTCAGTGGCTCAGTCTGAGGTGTACAAGATGCTGCATGCCAACCAGGAGGAGCCCAGCCAGCCGCGCCAGTCGGGCTCCTTTAAGGTGCTCCAGAATTTAGTCTCCGAGGAAG ATGGGCGCCCTGTGGGAACAAGAAGTGTGAAAGCACCTGTAACAAAGACACCTACTGCCATGCCTGGTGTCCAGAAAGTGCCACTGTGTGACAAATGTGGGAGTGGCATTCT AGGGACAGTGGTGAAGGCACGTGATAAATACCGGCATCCAGAATGTTTTGTGTGCTCTGACTGCGATCTCAACCTCAAACAAAAAGGCTATTTCTTCGTGGAGGGCCAGCTGTACTGTGAGGCTCACGCCCGCGCCCGCATGAGACCACCGGAGGGATACGAAACAGTCACGGTCTACCCCAAGTGCTAG
- the PDLIM3 gene encoding PDZ and LIM domain protein 3 isoform X1, whose protein sequence is MPQNVILQGPSPWGFRLSGGIDFNQPLIITRITPGSKASAANLCPGDVIIAIDGLGTENMTHNDAQERIKAATHQLSLKIERAGTKLWSPQVSEDGRAHPFKINLEAEPQDINYFEHKHNIRPKPFIISGRSSGCSTPSGLDGGSGRSTPSSISTVSSICPTELKAVARMAPNVPLEMELPGVKILHAQFNTPMQLYSDDNIMETLQGQVSTALGETPVTSDPSPNSVAQSEVYKMLHANQEEPSQPRQSGSFKVLQNLVSEEDGRPVGTRSVKAPVTKTPTAMPGVQKVPLCDKCGSGILGTVVKARDKYRHPECFVCSDCDLNLKQKGYFFVEGQLYCEAHARARMRPPEGYETVTVYPKC, encoded by the exons ATGCCACAAAACGTTATTCTCCAAGGACCGTCACCCTGGGGATTCAGGCTCTCGGGAGGAATAGATTTTAACCAACCCTTAATCATAACCAGG ATTACACCTGGAAGCAAGGCTTCAGCTGCCAACCTGTGCCCTGGTGATGTTATTATAGCTATCGATGgtctgggcacagagaacatgaCACATAATGATGCCCAGGAGAGAATTAAAGCAGCTACACATcagctttctttgaaaataGAGAG GGCAGGAACTAAACTATGGTCCCCACAAGTTTCAGAAGATGGCAGAGCACATCCCTTCAAGATAAATTTGGAAGCTGAACCTCAG gaTATCAACTACTTTGAGCACAAGCACAACATTCGGCCCAAGCCTTTCATAATCTCAGGCCGAAGCAG tggctgcagcactcCCTCGGGGCTGGACGGCGGCAGTGGGCGCAGCACGCCCTCCTCCATCAGCACGGTCAGCTCCATCTGCCCCACGGAGCTGAAGGCAGTGGCCAGGATGGCCCCCAACGTGCCCCTGGAGATGGAGCTGCCCGGGGTCAAGATCCTACACGCTCAGTTTAACACACCTATGCAGCTCTACTCAGATGACAATATCATGGAAACGCTGCAAGGCCAAGTTTCGACAGCTCTGGGGGAAACTCCTGTCACAAG TGACCCATCTCCCAACTCAGTGGCTCAGTCTGAGGTGTACAAGATGCTGCATGCCAACCAGGAGGAGCCCAGCCAGCCGCGCCAGTCGGGCTCCTTTAAGGTGCTCCAGAATTTAGTCTCCGAGGAAG ATGGGCGCCCTGTGGGAACAAGAAGTGTGAAAGCACCTGTAACAAAGACACCTACTGCCATGCCTGGTGTCCAGAAAGTGCCACTGTGTGACAAATGTGGGAGTGGCATTCT AGGGACAGTGGTGAAGGCACGTGATAAATACCGGCATCCAGAATGTTTTGTGTGCTCTGACTGCGATCTCAACCTCAAACAAAAAGGCTATTTCTTCGTGGAGGGCCAGCTGTACTGTGAGGCTCACGCCCGCGCCCGCATGAGACCACCGGAGGGATACGAAACAGTCACGGTCTACCCCAAGTGCTAG
- the PDLIM3 gene encoding PDZ and LIM domain protein 3 isoform X3 — MPQNVILQGPSPWGFRLSGGIDFNQPLIITRITPGSKASAANLCPGDVIIAIDGLGTENMTHNDAQERIKAATHQLSLKIERAGTKLWSPQVSEDGRAHPFKINLEAEPQDINYFEHKHNIRPKPFIISGRSSDPSPNSVAQSEVYKMLHANQEEPSQPRQSGSFKVLQNLVSEEDGRPVGTRSVKAPVTKTPTAMPGVQKVPLCDKCGSGILGTVVKARDKYRHPECFVCSDCDLNLKQKGYFFVEGQLYCEAHARARMRPPEGYETVTVYPKC; from the exons ATGCCACAAAACGTTATTCTCCAAGGACCGTCACCCTGGGGATTCAGGCTCTCGGGAGGAATAGATTTTAACCAACCCTTAATCATAACCAGG ATTACACCTGGAAGCAAGGCTTCAGCTGCCAACCTGTGCCCTGGTGATGTTATTATAGCTATCGATGgtctgggcacagagaacatgaCACATAATGATGCCCAGGAGAGAATTAAAGCAGCTACACATcagctttctttgaaaataGAGAG GGCAGGAACTAAACTATGGTCCCCACAAGTTTCAGAAGATGGCAGAGCACATCCCTTCAAGATAAATTTGGAAGCTGAACCTCAG gaTATCAACTACTTTGAGCACAAGCACAACATTCGGCCCAAGCCTTTCATAATCTCAGGCCGAAGCAG TGACCCATCTCCCAACTCAGTGGCTCAGTCTGAGGTGTACAAGATGCTGCATGCCAACCAGGAGGAGCCCAGCCAGCCGCGCCAGTCGGGCTCCTTTAAGGTGCTCCAGAATTTAGTCTCCGAGGAAG ATGGGCGCCCTGTGGGAACAAGAAGTGTGAAAGCACCTGTAACAAAGACACCTACTGCCATGCCTGGTGTCCAGAAAGTGCCACTGTGTGACAAATGTGGGAGTGGCATTCT AGGGACAGTGGTGAAGGCACGTGATAAATACCGGCATCCAGAATGTTTTGTGTGCTCTGACTGCGATCTCAACCTCAAACAAAAAGGCTATTTCTTCGTGGAGGGCCAGCTGTACTGTGAGGCTCACGCCCGCGCCCGCATGAGACCACCGGAGGGATACGAAACAGTCACGGTCTACCCCAAGTGCTAG